CACTATTATATGCTAATCCAAGAAATACGCTGAAGGATCCAAGCTTATTTGTTATCTTCGAGATGAGACCactccttcttctttttttctttttttttttttggtggtggATGATGACGATTTGCATTCCTTTGTACGATTTGGACATGATAATTGTTTTTGACGGTGAGCGCATTGGGTTTGCAAATTTAGGCATTTGAAAAAAGATTCCCattagaacttttttttttttttttttgcgctTTAAATTTCTACAAGTAAAgccttatatttttttttccgtaTTTATATTGTGAAAGACTTTTAACACAAGAATGGAAGCCAAAAAACTTTCCACGAAGAAAAATGTCAATATTAATTTCATGATTATTCGATGGGACCTTTTGCCATTTGCCTGCCTTTaacaagcatatatatatatatatggatggAGAAAGAATATATGAGTGGAGGATAAGCATTCTTCCAAACGTGTACCGGAAATCCTAGCGCCATATGTACCCTATATTCCCAAAGCAAATGCCTCTTTTCGACAAAAAAGAACTTTCTGAGAATACACCTTCTTAGCGAAGAAAAATGTAAAGAACGaaagaaattataaatattttgaTCATTAACAGCTGTTTTTACCCTTTATTTGGTTCTTTTGAAATgcataatttaaattttcacGATATCTGTCCTCAGAAAACCATATCTCCTGCAGAAGCTGTGGGCTTTGCAAGGCAACTGGTCGTCATGGTGATCAATGCCTCAGCTTCACTTTTAGGCTTCCGGGGGGTCCATGACATTATTGATATTTAAATCTTAGAGAGTTAATTTTATAGTAATATTTACAAAATTTTAGCAGCACGATATATAGAACTTCTATGGATTATGGAACATATAAAGCAAATTAGAATGATCTAACCATTAATTAAGGcattataaataaattaaacCATATAACCTACCCACAGATCCATAGTGTTAACAAAATACATTCcagaagagttttttttttttttaaaaaaaaaattctctttgCTTTCCCCAAAAGCCAATAGTCTCAGAATAAACCAGCTTCCATCACATATGGGCCACAATGATCTACGTGCTTGCCACCAAGTACTTGATTCTAGAATCGGAAGATTAAAGAGAAGAACACAGATTATTGTTAAACGAAAAACACATGTTTTCACTGTGTTTGAATAGTGTATTATTCGAAATAATTATTGTATCACTTTTTGTGATgcgatgtatgtgaaataaaaaatagttaaaaatataaaaaggtgagttgggaaatgtgtttatgatgcaagcaaaatattatttgaaaaaattagtTATTCAATTACTCCAAAcaaaaatttgccaaattgatAACCACATCgtccaaatttcaaaacaaatgCATTGGATCAAGTCCCAACTGTATCAAATTACTAGAGGGGAGTGGGGAGTGCTCGCGCATCGCGCATCGCGCGGGTGTTTGGTACCTATGGTTAAAGAAGATTTTTCATTGGACAAATAATAGTACATTTTGAAAAGACATAGTCGTTAATTAAATATGACAAAACTAATAATAGTACATTCTCAGCACACACTTGtacattttattttatcaatacTTTTACAATTTTACCATTCTCAAAAAACCCCTACATTTGTCAGTTGAAAATCGCCCAAGAAGAGACATAAGTTGTTTCAAACAAAGAAATACCCTCCGACGGCTAGTTATAGTAAcgtattaatatatttttgtgttaATTGCACAACAAAAGTCACACTTCAATTAAATATGTCTATAACACCATTTTAATAATCACACCAACACATAAGTTTATATGAGTTGTACTCAATGCAAAAACGGTTGCAAAATAATTTCATATTTCAGAAATATTCAATATTTccataaatcaaaacttgaaatGTACCAAAATGAGGACATTTCAGTAAATATCCTAAACACATGATGTGCTCAGTTGTACCAAaaactgtaaaaaaaaaaaaaaaaaaactacacaATATTCCACATTCCCAAAAAACCCTTATCTATGTGTTGAAATTCAAAGCCCTCTTTAACcacaactcattcttatatagtataaggatgcGTCACAAAAACAACACTGGGGCATATCAACAAGAGCAATGCACTCATTACAACTTTTGTTAAAATTAAAATACCCGTGCGTTTGCTTCACATCTAATTAGTTTATCTTTGATACACAACAAAATGGTGGTATTTCCTTGAGAAATTCTAAATGAATTTTTGCTTCATGCAATTGTTTAATCTTATTTTTGATCATTGAAGGAAAGGATATTGATTAATCAAGTTGCTGTAAATCAATTGTGTTTGATTGATTACACAATCTTGTAAGTGAATTTGAACAACGAATAAATGTTATTCTGTACCCAGAGTCTAGAGGATGTTCAGTCAAATTATACTCTAAATTTCTCTATAGTTTGCATATAAGCGATAAACAAACGATCTTTAGGAGATGCGAAGTTTTGGGTTAATACAAACTAGATTAAATattaagaaagaagatgagATATACGGATCGCAAAGAgagcatttttttcatttttgtttctaCGCATGCACCCGCGCCATGCAGATGCGCTtgagacacacacacacacactagtATATAGAGACTCGGGGGAAGAAATTGCCCTAGTAGGAACATTTTGGCCAATTAATTATATTTGGTTCCTTAATTATATTGGATGATTACAATGTTATGTGGCAAaagatcaaaaaaaaaaaaaaaagactgctCGATGAAGAAgaatgatttttcattttgccCTTCCATTCCGGCTTGAATAATACTACAACTTTGGGTACTTAGTTCTTTACAACATTTTCAAATTGAATCATCTATATTTTCAAAATAAGTATGTATAAACAAAATTATGTAATGACATTTGGTATTATGCAGCAAGTACTAAAACGGTTAGCCCTTAAACCAACTTGTCATAAAAATAGctgttttatatttttaatttctctCCTGCATTATTTGTAAGTTGTAACATTCCCCAGCACGGATTGACACATAAAAGAAATCccctaaaaagaagaaaaatttttggtcCAGCTTAACATAATAGCAGTAAATTTAACTGGCTGTCCTTAGGATAGCATCTGCCAGTTCCCACTTCTTGTCGATATGAATAATGTAACACAGTTTTGGTATTTCCTTCCGACATATAAACCCGTGCTAGTAAGAATGCTCGTACAACTGGAAACTAATGCTCGGTCTGGCAGACTCTATGCCAGCATAAGCATCAAAATAATTTGACACCTGTTAGCTTGCTTGGTCATCATTTGACAACCTTGCACAAAGACAAATACTCAAGCATCAGAATGAAGaaaatttaaggggaaatgtAGAGTACATTCATTCTGCAAAGAGAGTGAGAGGTAAATTAAGGTGCCAtaccatcatcatcatcttacTTTGCTTCGATGAAAAGTGATACAGCAGGATGGCTCAAGGAAACTTGGTTTTCTGAtgcaaagagaaaaaaaaaatgagtccTTTATcacaaaatatatttaaaaagaaACTCACTTGAAGCTACTTAACAGTTAACATACCTTCTGATTCCACGCGCAACCAATCTTGGCCACATACTAAAGCTTCTCGAGTGTCTGGATTGAGCGAACTACGATGATGATCAAGCACTCTACCTCTGTTGCTAAATACCAGATCTCGTCCAAGCGTGGCAACAGGTAGCCCCAGAACATCACGAGCCATCATGGACAAGATGGGATACCTTGGGGTGTGAACCTTCCACCAATTCAATATGTTGAAATCATTGTTACGTGGAAAGACTGGTTCCTCTAGATACTTGTCAAGGTCGGATATCATGCTCTGACTTATTGAAGTTTCATGAAGGAACTTGTCAAATCCTCTCAGTCGATCTCTAGTTCCATTAATAGTACTAGGCAAGCTACCATCAGGCAGAGCAGAATCTTGATCCAGCAAAGACGAGCTTACGGCATACTCACTGAAAAGTCCCCGGATACCATTAGAAACCTCCTTGATGTGACCCACAGCATCACTACCATAAATCTGAGGATAATAGTACTCCACCAACTTCATCTTGAATCTGGGATCTAGGATTGCAGCTATTGCCACCGCCAAACTGCACTTCTTCCAGTACTTGTCAAACTTGGATTTCATCTTCGCTGCAATAGAACTTAGAAAATCATCAGGACTCTTGCACCATTCTATCAATTGAATGTGAATATCACATAGCTCTGGAAAGTACATGTTTGCAGTAGGATATTTGCACCCAACAAAAACATTGGTAACTTCAAGGAAAAGTTTCATATAACCAGTAACAGCACTTGCCCACTCCCACTCTGTTTCAGATAGAGCCGCCATATAGGAAGGGTCGTTCTCTTGTAGGAGAGAGAATGCTCCCTTGTATTCTACTGCTGCTTCAAGCATCAAATAAGTTGAGTTCCACTGCATTGGGCAATCAACAACTAGATGCCTGTCTGTGCTAATCCCAATCTGCTGAGAGAACTCGTTGAATTTTCCTAGTGTTGCTTGTGAACTTCTAACATGCCTAATGCTTTCTCGGATTTTATCCGTCACATCTCGAAGTGCTTCCATGACATCTTGAACGATAGATTTCAGAACCTGTGCTGCACAGCGTACATCAAACAATTCACCATTTTTCAGAAGAGGTTTGTTTTGAGAAAGCCAATCCTTAATCCTGAAGACCATATCATCATACGCAAAACAATCATCAAATGTCATGGAAAATAATTTCCTTTCAACAGCCCATTCTGTCAGACATTTGATAACAACTTCAGAAAGGATGTCATCTGTATGAGAAGGATCCAAAGTAATGAAGTTCAGTATCTTCTTCTGTAGCTTCCAGTCCCCATCAACATAGTAAGCTGTCAAAGACATATATCTTGCATTTTCTGATGAAAACCACATATCAATGGCAAGACTGATCCTGGAATGCAGATTATGTACCAGTTCATAAACCTTCTGTTTCTCCTTCCCGTATATTGTCATACAATCAAGTTCAGTGGCACTATTACTCGCAACATCAAACAGGGGTTGCAAATTCTTCGCAAATATTTTAAATCCAACATGCTCCACCATAGCTAGTGGATAACCATGTAACATTATCATACGGGCAAGATCCAGTCTACTACGCTCTTGATCAAATTTAGCACTTGCCAGGCTGACAGCCTGACTAGGTTCTTCTTTTCGCGGTTCTGGATCAATTCTGTAAGCAATGGGGGTGATAATTTCATCTTTTCTTGGCACTTCATCATATGTGAAATTTGTAAGGCTAACAGCAGtatcctttctctttctcttaGCAGCTAGAATCTGAGAAACATCATAGTTGGATCTCTTCAAACACCTTAGCAAATGATTCCGCAAATGAGTTGTTCCGCTGTTACTCGATCCACTAAGCTTCTTCTTACAATGTACACAAACAGCATAACATATTTCTCCCTTCCTAACTCTTTCAAAATGATTCCACACTACAGACGTCAACCTCTTCGTCTTCTTAGCAGGAGTCTCAACGGGAATTTCCATAGCAAGGACTTACTTATTAAGCATTTATATCTGCACTCACTGCATTAAGACATGGAGATTAATTCTTGACTGGGACTGAAAGCAAAACAAAATACTTAATGCTCGAACTAAGCTGGACTAGGAAAGAGCTTGTTGGAGAATTAGTTCATCAAAAATTCAAACCAAGCCCAGAAAAACATTTATTGCTGATCAACAGTTCAAGCTTAGCTCAATAAACGTAACAAAGTTACTTGAGCTTGCCTCAGTGTCAAGCTCAttcataaattcatttcatgCTAAACAATGTAGTAT
Above is a genomic segment from Coffea eugenioides isolate CCC68of chromosome 5, Ceug_1.0, whole genome shotgun sequence containing:
- the LOC113770693 gene encoding zinc finger BED domain-containing protein RICESLEEPER 1-like translates to MEIPVETPAKKTKRLTSVVWNHFERVRKGEICYAVCVHCKKKLSGSSNSGTTHLRNHLLRCLKRSNYDVSQILAAKRKRKDTAVSLTNFTYDEVPRKDEIITPIAYRIDPEPRKEEPSQAVSLASAKFDQERSRLDLARMIMLHGYPLAMVEHVGFKIFAKNLQPLFDVASNSATELDCMTIYGKEKQKVYELVHNLHSRISLAIDMWFSSENARYMSLTAYYVDGDWKLQKKILNFITLDPSHTDDILSEVVIKCLTEWAVERKLFSMTFDDCFAYDDMVFRIKDWLSQNKPLLKNGELFDVRCAAQVLKSIVQDVMEALRDVTDKIRESIRHVRSSQATLGKFNEFSQQIGISTDRHLVVDCPMQWNSTYLMLEAAVEYKGAFSLLQENDPSYMAALSETEWEWASAVTGYMKLFLEVTNVFVGCKYPTANMYFPELCDIHIQLIEWCKSPDDFLSSIAAKMKSKFDKYWKKCSLAVAIAAILDPRFKMKLVEYYYPQIYGSDAVGHIKEVSNGIRGLFSEYAVSSSLLDQDSALPDGSLPSTINGTRDRLRGFDKFLHETSISQSMISDLDKYLEEPVFPRNNDFNILNWWKVHTPRYPILSMMARDVLGLPVATLGRDLVFSNRGRVLDHHRSSLNPDTREALVCGQDWLRVESEENQVSLSHPAVSLFIEAK